In the Betaproteobacteria bacterium genome, one interval contains:
- a CDS encoding AAA family ATPase, translated as MDGSPIGALDANGLGYNNLLYMAVVLEHLKSPDVDECPLFLVEEPEAHLHPQLTMLLADYLANETPGASTPQTLVTTHSPTLAASVPPSRVHVLFVDQTSRKPWCNSLANAGMDEKEQGELQRMMDVTRATLYFAKAVILVEGISEALLVPVLAKRLGHDLAKLHISVIPICGVAFETFKKILDPAVLGIPVAIVTDADPPVIRGESWELDEPEKVGSVFKLSDRTTKLVTIFSGHRTVRVFHSQITLEYDLAEAGDENAAIMASVWEACFVGNPVTFNSTKVVAAGVDRGAKAMAAWRGICRAHHTGSKAEFAHRLAAKLAPAHESSQSASDFDMPDYLKNAIDYVVASADQPAPAPGAIG; from the coding sequence ATGGACGGCTCTCCTATCGGCGCTCTCGATGCCAACGGACTTGGCTACAACAATCTCCTTTACATGGCGGTCGTGCTGGAACACTTAAAGTCACCAGATGTGGATGAGTGCCCGCTGTTCCTCGTTGAGGAACCCGAGGCCCATCTTCACCCTCAATTGACGATGCTGCTGGCCGATTACCTTGCCAACGAGACGCCGGGCGCGAGTACGCCGCAAACGCTCGTGACGACGCACTCGCCGACGCTCGCGGCGAGCGTGCCGCCTAGCCGTGTCCACGTGCTGTTCGTTGACCAAACTAGCCGCAAGCCCTGGTGCAACAGCCTCGCAAACGCAGGCATGGACGAGAAAGAGCAGGGCGAACTCCAGCGGATGATGGACGTCACGCGGGCCACCCTGTACTTTGCGAAGGCCGTAATTCTCGTCGAAGGCATCTCGGAAGCGCTACTCGTGCCAGTGCTGGCGAAGCGGCTCGGCCACGACCTAGCCAAGCTACACATATCGGTGATCCCGATCTGCGGCGTGGCGTTCGAGACATTCAAGAAGATACTGGATCCTGCTGTGCTCGGGATTCCGGTTGCCATCGTGACGGATGCGGACCCACCAGTCATTCGGGGCGAATCATGGGAATTGGATGAACCGGAAAAAGTTGGTTCGGTCTTCAAACTGTCTGATCGCACCACGAAGCTGGTCACAATCTTTTCCGGCCACCGGACAGTGAGGGTTTTCCACTCGCAGATTACGCTTGAGTATGACCTTGCCGAGGCGGGAGACGAGAACGCCGCCATCATGGCATCTGTGTGGGAGGCTTGCTTCGTTGGGAACCCAGTGACGTTCAACAGTACCAAAGTCGTTGCGGCTGGAGTCGATCGCGGCGCCAAGGCGATGGCGGCGTGGCGAGGCATCTGCCGGGCACACCACACAGGAAGCAAGGCCGAGTTCGCTCACCGCCTTGCAGCCAAACTCGCTCCGGCACACGAAAGCAGCCAGTCCGCTTCGGACTTTGACATGCCCGACTATCTGAAGAATGCAATCGACTACGTCGTTGCCTCCGCCGACCAGCCAGCCCCAGCCCCCGGGGCCATCGGCTAG
- a CDS encoding AAA family ATPase — protein MDTILFVRPLSWTSAALRISARAKMHLSTVKISNFRSFEGLHFELQPGLNVLIGRNNTGKTNLLQAIRHAIGPGASRGDALWLERDDFYRASATDTIERTIAITLTFTGLTDAQRAYFYEIVDFDLTDLAKSKAIIRFEASWPKGKRQASIKRTGGPAVAEPPEVPTSLLESLPITFLPALRDAEAALAPGYRNRLALLLRDVAARKGGTTEAEIKKIYADANQTLEGHELIGDTKSSLQATTKKLAGSDYSASAI, from the coding sequence GTGGATACGATTCTGTTCGTTAGACCGCTCAGTTGGACATCGGCCGCACTAAGAATCTCAGCTCGCGCCAAGATGCATCTCTCCACCGTTAAGATCAGCAACTTCCGTTCATTCGAAGGGCTACATTTCGAGCTGCAGCCCGGTCTCAACGTCCTTATTGGCCGGAACAATACCGGCAAGACCAACTTGCTGCAGGCGATCCGCCACGCAATCGGCCCCGGTGCTTCGCGTGGCGATGCTCTTTGGTTGGAACGCGACGATTTCTACAGAGCCTCAGCAACTGACACCATCGAGCGTACGATCGCCATCACGCTGACCTTCACTGGATTGACGGATGCGCAGCGTGCTTACTTCTACGAGATCGTGGACTTTGATCTCACGGACCTTGCAAAGTCGAAGGCCATCATCCGGTTCGAGGCTTCGTGGCCGAAGGGAAAGAGACAGGCATCGATCAAACGCACCGGTGGACCTGCCGTCGCCGAACCGCCGGAAGTGCCGACGAGCCTCTTGGAGTCTTTGCCGATCACGTTCCTACCTGCTCTGCGAGATGCGGAGGCAGCCTTGGCTCCGGGGTACCGCAACCGCCTCGCATTGCTTCTTCGTGACGTAGCAGCTCGGAAGGGCGGAACGACGGAGGCTGAAATCAAGAAGATCTACGCGGACGCCAATCAGACGCTCGAAGGACACGAGTTAATCGGCGATACCAAGTCGTCGCTCCAGGCCACGACCAAGAAACTCGCAGGCAGTGACTATTCTGCGTCTGCGATTTAG